Proteins found in one Zea mays cultivar B73 chromosome 1, Zm-B73-REFERENCE-NAM-5.0, whole genome shotgun sequence genomic segment:
- the LOC100284905 gene encoding Protein SULFUR DEFICIENCY-INDUCED 1, which produces MDNHQLVAMAAVAQPASPTSPHVAHKIPPGDGPYARAKHFQLVEKDLDASIAWFWKAISAGDKLDSALKDMAVVMKQRGYLAEAIDAIRSLRHLCPKQSQEPLDNILLDLYKASGRTKEEIELLKQKLRKIYLGEAFHGRTTKRARSHGRKIHVSVKQETSRVLGNLAWAYMQQRNFMAAEVVYRKAQMIDPDANKACNLALCLIEQARLADAELVLADVLAGRYLQARDQQDGKIVRKVEELLARIMAHTTWPGGGGGDGRRRPADKSGSGSESDDDDWVENQMLALLDVAVPYRKKSRRLPVFEEISRAE; this is translated from the exons ATGGATAATCATCAACTTGTCGCCATGGCAGCGGTGGCTCAGCCGGCGAGCCCGACCTCGCCGCACGTCGCGCACAAGATCCCGCCCGGCGACGGGCcttacgcgagggccaagcacttcCAG ctggtggagaaggacctgGACGCGTCGATCGCGTGGTTCTGGAAGGCGATCAGCGCGGGCGACAAGTTGGACAGCGCGCTCAAGGACATGGCGGTGGTGATGAAGCAGCGCGGGTACCTGGCGGAGGCCATCGACGCCATCAGGTCGCTGCGGCACCTGTGCCCGAAGCAGTCCCAGGAGCCGCTGGACAACATCCTCCTGGACCTCTACAAGGCCAGCGGGCGGACCAAGGAGGAGATCGAGCTGCTCAAGCAGAAGCTCCGCAAGATCTACCTCGGCGAGGCGTTCCATGGCAGGACCACCAAGCGCGCCCGCTCGCACGGCCGCAAGATCCACGTCTCCGTCAAGCAAGAGACATCGCGCGTCCTG GGCAACCTCGCGTGGGCGTACATGCAGCAGCGCAACTTCATGGCGGCGGAGGTGGTGTACCGGAAGGCGCAGATGATCGACCCGGACGCCAACAAGGCGTGCAACCTCGCCCTCTGCCTCATCGAGCAGGCCCGGCTCGCCGACGCCGAGCTCGTCCTCGCCGACGTGCTCGCCGGGAGGTACCTGCAGGCCCGCGACCAGCAGGACGGCAAGATCGTCCGGAAAGTGGAGGAGCTGCTGGCCCGGATCATGGCGCATACGACGTGGccgggcggtggcggcggtgacggacGACGACGCCCGGCGGATAAGAGCGGGAGCGGGAGCGAGAGCGACGACGATGACTGGGTCGAGAACCAGATGCTGGCTTTGCTCGACGTGGCGGTGCCGTACCGGAAGAAGAGCAGGAGGCTGCCGGTCTTTGAGGAGATCTCGCGAGCAGAATAG